In Vagococcus luciliae, one genomic interval encodes:
- a CDS encoding metal ABC transporter substrate-binding protein: MKKSSLILSSLIAGLMVFFLAGCSTGSASTEKNVDNNKLKVVATNSIIADMVENVGGEHVDVHSIVSRGTDPHEYEPLPEDISKSTDADVIFYNGLNLETGGNGWFLKLMQTSKKKENEDYFVVSKNVEPMYLTSEGQESEQDPHAWLSLKNGIMYVNNIKDVLVEKDAKHKEDYEKNAKAYTEKLEALHNENTSRFADIPKDKNLLVTSEGAFKYFSKAYGVNAAYIWEINTENQGTPDQMSQIIDKIKQTKVPNLFVEQSVDARSMETVSRETGIPIYDTIFTDSLAKKGETGDTYYDMLKWNLDTIHEGLMK, encoded by the coding sequence TTGAAGAAGTCTAGTCTTATTTTATCAAGTCTTATAGCAGGGTTAATGGTGTTCTTTTTAGCCGGCTGTTCAACAGGAAGTGCCTCTACAGAAAAAAATGTAGATAACAATAAATTAAAAGTTGTTGCAACCAATTCGATTATTGCAGATATGGTTGAAAATGTTGGTGGGGAACATGTTGATGTTCACAGTATTGTGTCTCGGGGAACAGACCCTCATGAGTATGAACCACTTCCAGAAGATATTTCCAAATCAACTGATGCTGATGTGATTTTTTATAATGGGTTGAATCTTGAGACTGGTGGCAATGGTTGGTTCTTAAAATTAATGCAAACAAGTAAGAAAAAAGAAAATGAAGATTACTTTGTTGTAAGTAAAAATGTTGAGCCAATGTATTTAACAAGTGAAGGCCAAGAAAGTGAGCAAGATCCTCATGCTTGGTTATCATTAAAAAATGGGATTATGTATGTTAACAATATTAAAGATGTTCTAGTTGAGAAAGATGCAAAACATAAAGAAGATTATGAAAAAAATGCCAAAGCTTATACAGAAAAACTAGAAGCCTTACATAATGAAAATACCAGTCGATTTGCCGATATTCCAAAAGATAAAAATCTACTTGTAACCAGTGAGGGCGCATTTAAATATTTCTCAAAAGCTTACGGGGTAAATGCAGCATATATTTGGGAAATCAACACAGAAAATCAAGGGACACCTGATCAAATGAGTCAAATCATTGATAAAATTAAACAAACAAAAGTACCCAATCTATTCGTTGAACAAAGTGTAGATGCTCGCAGTATGGAGACTGTCTCACGAGAAACTGGGATTCCAATTTACGATACAATATTTACTGATTCATTAGCGAAAAAAGGTGAAACAGGAGATACTTATTATGATATGTTGAAATGGAATTTAGATACCATTCATGAAGGATTAATGAAATAA
- a CDS encoding glycoside hydrolase family 125 protein, which yields MAYTEIPQSVQHFMKQMTQKCHEANQPKWAENFNAGFANTLLTTVRRYDDGSTFLLTGDIPAMWLRDSTAQFRPYLVIAKKDEDIRALITGLVKRQFKYINMDPYANAFNETPNNKGHQTDHTEMTPWIWERKYEIDSLCYPIQLAYLLYKQTGETSHFNEDFHEGVKKILTVWKTEQHHNHSPYRFERDTTRLEDTLTNDGKGTPVDDTGMTWSGFRPSDDACQYGYLVPSNMFAVVVLGYIIDLYSTLFTDKTVLEQAKTLQKDIDSGIKEHAIVKNNDGENIFAYEVDGKGHYSIMDDSNVPSLMAAPYLGYLDKNDPLYLSTRKTLLSKENPYFYEGEFAKGIGSSHTPENYVWPIALAIEGLTTDDKQEKERILNLLVECDGGTHLMHEGFDVNNPNHFTREWFSWANMMFCELVMDYFDITIDAHYN from the coding sequence ATGGCTTATACTGAAATACCACAATCTGTTCAACATTTTATGAAACAAATGACTCAAAAATGTCATGAAGCAAATCAACCAAAATGGGCAGAAAACTTTAATGCTGGATTTGCTAATACATTGCTAACTACTGTTCGTCGCTATGATGATGGATCAACTTTCCTTTTGACAGGTGATATTCCTGCCATGTGGTTAAGAGATTCAACCGCTCAATTTCGTCCCTACCTAGTTATTGCCAAAAAAGACGAGGATATTCGCGCACTGATTACTGGTCTAGTGAAACGACAATTCAAATACATCAATATGGATCCTTATGCTAATGCTTTTAATGAAACCCCTAACAATAAAGGACATCAAACTGATCATACTGAGATGACACCCTGGATTTGGGAAAGAAAATATGAAATTGACTCATTATGTTACCCAATCCAATTAGCCTATCTTCTATATAAACAAACGGGAGAAACATCTCACTTTAACGAAGATTTTCATGAAGGGGTAAAAAAAATACTCACTGTATGGAAAACGGAACAACATCATAATCACTCTCCTTATCGTTTTGAAAGAGACACAACACGACTAGAAGATACTTTAACTAATGATGGAAAAGGCACACCTGTTGACGATACAGGGATGACATGGTCTGGATTTAGACCAAGTGATGATGCCTGTCAATACGGTTACCTTGTTCCTTCGAATATGTTTGCTGTTGTGGTTCTAGGTTATATTATTGACCTTTATTCCACTCTATTTACAGATAAGACTGTGTTAGAACAAGCAAAGACACTTCAAAAAGACATTGATTCTGGTATTAAAGAACATGCCATTGTTAAAAATAATGATGGAGAAAATATCTTTGCTTATGAAGTAGATGGAAAAGGACATTATTCTATTATGGATGACTCCAATGTACCGAGCTTAATGGCCGCTCCTTATCTTGGGTATCTAGATAAAAACGATCCACTTTATCTTTCAACAAGAAAAACATTGCTAAGTAAAGAAAATCCTTATTTTTATGAGGGGGAATTTGCTAAAGGGATTGGTAGCTCACACACACCTGAAAATTATGTTTGGCCGATTGCTTTAGCTATAGAAGGTCTAACAACGGATGATAAACAAGAAAAAGAACGAATTTTAAACTTACTCGTTGAATGCGATGGCGGAACACACTTAATGCACGAAGGATTTGACGTCAACAACCCAAATCATTTTACTCGTGAATGGTTTTCTTGGGCTAATATGATGTTTTGCGAGCTTGTTATGGATTACTTTGATATCACCATTGATGCACATTATAACTAA
- a CDS encoding DUF1846 domain-containing protein: MKKLGFDSQKYIEEQSKFILERVNNYDKLYLEFGGKLIGDKHAKRVLPGFDEDSKIKILQKLKDKAEVIICVYAGDIERNKIRGDYNITYDMDILKSIDEFNEYGLSVNSVLITRYSGQPSTKIFINKLEKRNIKVYTHEAIEGYPYNIDQIVSDEGFGKNPYIPTTKPIVVITAPGAGSGKLATSLSQIYHENRLGRVAGYSKFETFPVWNIPLKHPLNIAYEAATVDLKDVNMMDSFHFEAYGEVAVNYNRDLETFPVIKRIIERITNQESVFKSPTDMGVNRVGFGIIDDEIVKEASKEEIIRRCFDTECFYKRGMVDEDVVNRIQLIMEEMELKKEDRLPVLSAREYADKLKELSVEEETVNPISVMAFELPTGEIVTGRTSDLMDASAAAILNSIKRLANISDDILLLSPVILETIQKMKVEELGNKMTGLNANEVLIALSISAVTNPTAQLAYEQLANLDSVEAHSTVMLNKDDEQVLKKLGMNVTSDPVFSSENLFYI; encoded by the coding sequence ATGAAAAAGCTAGGATTTGATTCTCAGAAATACATTGAAGAGCAATCAAAATTTATTTTAGAACGTGTAAATAATTATGATAAATTATATTTAGAGTTTGGTGGAAAATTAATTGGAGATAAACACGCAAAACGTGTGTTACCAGGTTTTGATGAAGACTCTAAAATCAAAATTTTACAAAAATTAAAAGACAAAGCTGAAGTGATTATTTGCGTATACGCAGGAGATATTGAACGTAATAAAATTCGTGGCGATTATAATATTACATATGATATGGATATTTTAAAATCAATTGATGAATTTAATGAATATGGTCTATCCGTCAATAGTGTGCTAATCACACGTTACAGTGGTCAACCCTCTACGAAAATTTTTATTAACAAATTAGAAAAACGAAATATCAAAGTGTATACACATGAAGCAATTGAAGGCTATCCTTATAACATTGACCAAATTGTGAGTGATGAAGGGTTTGGTAAAAATCCTTATATTCCAACAACTAAACCAATTGTTGTTATTACGGCACCAGGAGCTGGTAGTGGTAAATTAGCAACTAGTCTTAGCCAAATTTATCATGAAAACCGTTTAGGACGTGTGGCTGGTTATTCAAAATTTGAAACATTCCCTGTATGGAATATTCCATTAAAACACCCACTAAACATTGCTTATGAGGCAGCAACAGTGGATTTAAAAGATGTCAATATGATGGACTCTTTCCATTTTGAAGCATACGGAGAAGTGGCAGTTAATTATAATCGTGATTTAGAAACATTCCCAGTGATTAAGCGAATTATTGAACGAATCACTAATCAGGAATCTGTCTTTAAATCACCAACTGATATGGGAGTTAATCGTGTTGGTTTTGGTATCATTGATGATGAGATTGTAAAAGAAGCTTCAAAAGAAGAAATTATTCGTCGTTGTTTTGATACAGAATGTTTTTATAAACGTGGTATGGTTGATGAAGATGTCGTGAATCGTATTCAATTGATTATGGAAGAGATGGAGCTTAAAAAAGAAGATCGTCTTCCAGTGCTATCTGCTAGAGAATATGCAGATAAACTGAAAGAATTATCTGTAGAGGAAGAAACAGTTAATCCTATTTCTGTGATGGCATTTGAATTGCCGACTGGAGAAATTGTCACAGGACGTACATCGGATTTAATGGATGCATCAGCTGCCGCGATTTTAAATTCAATTAAACGTTTAGCTAATATTTCTGATGATATTTTGTTACTATCACCTGTTATTTTAGAAACCATTCAAAAGATGAAGGTAGAAGAGTTAGGCAATAAGATGACTGGTTTAAATGCGAATGAAGTTCTGATAGCTTTATCAATCAGTGCTGTTACTAACCCAACAGCTCAACTTGCTTATGAACAATTAGCTAATTTGGATAGCGTGGAAGCTCACTCAACAGTTATGTTAAACAAAGATGATGAACAAGTGCTTAAAAAATTGGGTATGAATGTGACGAGTGACCCAGTCTTTTCATCAGAGAATCTATTTTATATCTAA
- a CDS encoding metal ABC transporter permease — protein MIQHFIEGLIKYDFLQNALITSVIVGIVSGVIGSFIILRGMSLMGDAISHAVLPGVAVSYMLGGSYMIGASIFGIMAAGLIGFVTQKSKLKNDTAIGIVFSSFFALGIILISFAESSTDLYHILFGNVLAVRPSDMYTTLAVAVAVILFVVLFYKELLVSSFDPVMAQAYGLKVQVIHYALMFFLTLVAVSSLQTVGTILVVAMLVTPAATAYLLTDKLSTMIVIASSLGAVSAVIGLFFSYSYNLASGATIVLTTVVFFIIAFIFSPKQGFIIKRKEEVVIEEV, from the coding sequence ATGATACAACATTTTATTGAAGGATTAATTAAATATGATTTTCTACAAAATGCATTAATAACCTCAGTCATAGTGGGGATTGTGTCTGGAGTGATTGGTAGTTTTATTATTTTAAGAGGGATGTCATTAATGGGAGATGCCATTTCTCATGCGGTATTACCTGGTGTAGCAGTTTCTTACATGCTTGGTGGTAGCTACATGATAGGAGCATCCATATTTGGGATAATGGCAGCAGGATTGATTGGTTTTGTGACACAAAAAAGTAAATTAAAAAACGATACAGCTATCGGGATTGTCTTTAGTTCATTTTTTGCTTTAGGGATTATTTTAATCTCATTTGCCGAAAGCTCGACCGATTTATATCATATTTTATTTGGAAATGTTTTAGCAGTTAGACCAAGTGATATGTATACAACGTTAGCTGTTGCAGTTGCGGTCATTTTATTTGTGGTTTTATTTTATAAAGAATTACTAGTCAGCTCATTTGATCCAGTGATGGCACAAGCCTATGGATTAAAAGTCCAAGTGATTCATTATGCACTCATGTTTTTCCTAACACTTGTCGCTGTATCATCGCTTCAAACAGTCGGCACTATTTTAGTAGTTGCCATGCTTGTGACACCTGCTGCTACAGCTTATCTGTTAACGGATAAACTATCAACTATGATTGTTATTGCAAGTAGTTTAGGAGCAGTTAGTGCAGTGATTGGATTATTCTTTAGCTATTCCTATAACTTAGCTTCAGGAGCAACTATTGTTCTAACGACTGTTGTATTTTTTATCATTGCGTTTATATTTTCACCAAAACAAGGATTTATTATTAAAAGAAAAGAGGAAGTTGTCATTGAAGAAGTCTAG
- a CDS encoding metal ABC transporter ATP-binding protein, with product MQEEVLTMSYEGLVQEPIDVKHISVSYQSKIALEDISLSIEPGKITGIIGPNGAGKSTFLKSVIGLIKTDSGSVSIAGESIDVIRKQIAYVEQRSAIDLTFPIKVEETVMLGTYPKLGLFRRPKKEDKQKVQESLEKVKMENFSKRQIGNLSGGQLQRVFIARALAQDADIIFLDEPFVGIDMVSEKLIVELLQELRDEGKTIVIVHHDLHKTKEYFDNLIILNKKLIASGPVSTTFTTSTIQKAYGETMGEIVIKGVND from the coding sequence ATGCAAGAAGAAGTATTAACCATGTCTTATGAGGGATTAGTGCAAGAACCTATAGACGTTAAACATATATCTGTATCTTATCAATCTAAAATAGCACTGGAAGATATTAGTTTATCCATTGAACCAGGAAAAATCACTGGAATTATTGGTCCTAATGGGGCCGGAAAATCAACTTTTTTAAAAAGCGTGATTGGGTTGATTAAAACAGATAGCGGAAGTGTATCTATCGCAGGAGAATCCATTGATGTGATTAGAAAACAGATTGCTTATGTTGAACAACGAAGTGCCATTGATTTGACGTTTCCAATTAAAGTGGAAGAAACAGTGATGTTAGGAACTTATCCGAAATTAGGGTTGTTTCGTCGACCAAAAAAAGAAGATAAACAAAAGGTTCAAGAGTCTCTTGAAAAAGTCAAAATGGAAAATTTTTCTAAACGACAAATCGGTAATTTATCTGGGGGACAATTACAACGAGTATTTATTGCGAGAGCTTTAGCACAAGATGCGGATATTATCTTTTTAGATGAACCATTTGTAGGGATTGACATGGTAAGTGAAAAATTAATTGTTGAACTATTGCAAGAATTGAGAGATGAAGGGAAAACCATTGTTATCGTTCATCATGATTTACATAAAACTAAAGAATACTTTGATAATTTAATTATTCTAAATAAAAAACTTATTGCAAGTGGACCAGTATCCACAACATTTACGACATCTACTATTCAAAAAGCATACGGAGAAACAATGGGAGAAATCGTGATTAAGGGAGTGAATGATTAA
- a CDS encoding alpha-mannosidase, producing MKNKKVYIISHSHWDREWYLPYEQHHMRLIRLMDDLLEIFETNPDFNSFHLDGQTIILDDYLQVRPEKKEAVERAIKNGKLRIGPFYILQDDFLISSEANTRNTLIGLEESKKWGNPVMLGYFPDTFGNMGQTPQMMKEAGIKAAAFGRGVKPTGFNNAVINDEKYASQFSEMWWEGPDSTKIFGLLFANWYSNGNEIPTTKKEAIEFWEKKLADANQYASTDHLLMMNGVDHQPVQKDVTQAIALANELYPDIEFIHSNFDDYLAAVMSDLPDNLSTVTGELTSQETDGWYTLANTASARIYIKQKNTEVQRQLENVTEPLATMAYDMTKSYPHDELRYAWKTLMQNHPHDSICGCSVDEVHREMMARFDKALEVGKYLVDEATLALTSNIDTSNLPTNSKPFVVFNTAGVEKNEVIETTIEWMRRPFSEGKPNELYDELKQIAETLNEFHVVDSDGTIIPSELVTVDVAFDYDLPTDRFRIPYMAIFVTIRLSLESFNEISWQSFGLVEGKSQTSDKTLFDKNTQTIENDYVKVAIQNNGLIDITNKETNITYPSGLIFENVGDVGNEYIFKQPENDIPLYAHDFPTTINVITDTPLVCEVLIEQQMMIPLSAEDLLQEEMKAVIEMRDRQAQRSKDLGTLTLKTTLRVEKNNRQIKCHTEFDNQMRDHRLRVLFPTGLATETHVAESIFEVVERPNTVQNKHWENPTNPQHQHSFVALRDGKNGITISNYGLNEYEILTNNTIAVTLLRAVGELGDWGYFPTPEAQCIGKQSVDFAIEVTTENTLFDSYKRAQSFQIPTTVKQTTHHTGVLATNYQFLSIDGKQFALTALKRQEFGEDIITRGFNLSNQTSSTLNLEINEYTPFEANMIEEFKENTSVSTTIEPAKIQTLRWKKK from the coding sequence ATGAAAAATAAAAAAGTTTATATCATATCTCATAGTCACTGGGATAGAGAATGGTACTTACCTTATGAGCAACATCATATGAGATTGATTCGTTTGATGGATGATTTATTAGAGATTTTTGAAACCAATCCAGATTTCAATAGTTTTCACTTGGATGGCCAAACAATTATTTTAGACGACTACCTACAAGTTCGACCTGAAAAAAAAGAAGCCGTTGAACGCGCCATTAAAAACGGCAAATTACGCATTGGACCATTTTATATTTTACAAGATGATTTCCTTATTAGTAGTGAAGCCAACACTCGCAATACACTGATTGGTCTAGAAGAAAGTAAGAAATGGGGCAATCCTGTCATGTTGGGTTACTTCCCTGATACCTTTGGAAACATGGGACAAACCCCTCAAATGATGAAAGAAGCAGGGATTAAAGCAGCAGCCTTTGGACGTGGTGTCAAACCAACTGGATTTAATAATGCTGTTATCAATGACGAAAAATATGCTTCTCAATTTTCTGAAATGTGGTGGGAAGGACCAGACAGCACTAAAATATTTGGCTTATTATTTGCCAACTGGTACAGTAACGGCAATGAAATTCCAACAACGAAAAAAGAAGCAATTGAATTTTGGGAGAAAAAATTGGCAGACGCTAACCAATATGCTTCGACGGATCATCTTTTAATGATGAATGGTGTGGATCATCAACCCGTTCAAAAAGATGTTACACAAGCCATCGCTTTAGCTAATGAACTCTATCCAGATATTGAGTTTATTCATAGTAATTTTGATGATTATTTAGCTGCTGTCATGTCTGATTTACCTGATAACTTGAGTACCGTTACTGGGGAATTAACGTCTCAAGAAACAGATGGCTGGTACACATTAGCCAACACAGCTTCTGCTAGAATTTATATCAAACAAAAAAATACTGAAGTCCAACGACAATTAGAAAATGTCACAGAGCCATTGGCAACTATGGCCTATGACATGACAAAATCTTATCCACATGATGAGCTTCGTTATGCTTGGAAAACCTTAATGCAAAATCACCCACACGATAGTATTTGTGGATGCAGTGTGGATGAGGTTCATCGTGAAATGATGGCACGTTTTGATAAAGCATTAGAAGTTGGCAAATACTTAGTAGATGAAGCTACTTTGGCTTTAACAAGCAATATTGACACAAGTAACTTACCAACAAATAGTAAACCGTTTGTTGTTTTTAATACAGCTGGTGTCGAAAAAAATGAAGTCATTGAAACAACAATTGAATGGATGCGTCGCCCATTTTCTGAAGGGAAGCCGAATGAATTATATGATGAATTAAAACAAATAGCCGAAACATTAAATGAATTTCATGTAGTAGATAGTGATGGAACTATTATTCCAAGTGAATTAGTAACTGTGGATGTCGCTTTTGACTATGATTTACCAACTGATCGTTTTAGAATCCCTTATATGGCAATTTTTGTAACAATCAGATTATCTCTTGAGTCATTCAATGAAATCAGTTGGCAATCGTTTGGCTTAGTCGAAGGTAAATCTCAAACTAGCGATAAGACTTTGTTTGATAAAAACACTCAAACAATTGAAAATGATTATGTTAAAGTGGCTATACAAAATAATGGACTGATTGATATAACCAATAAAGAAACCAATATCACTTACCCAAGTGGATTAATATTTGAAAATGTAGGAGATGTTGGAAATGAATATATTTTTAAACAACCGGAAAATGATATTCCTCTATACGCACATGATTTTCCTACGACAATTAACGTCATAACAGATACACCATTAGTATGTGAAGTGTTGATTGAACAGCAAATGATGATTCCACTTTCAGCGGAAGACTTATTACAAGAGGAAATGAAAGCTGTCATTGAAATGCGGGATAGACAAGCACAACGCAGCAAAGATTTAGGCACACTTACTCTTAAAACAACTTTAAGGGTAGAAAAAAATAATCGCCAAATTAAATGTCACACTGAATTTGATAATCAAATGCGAGATCATCGTTTACGTGTTCTTTTCCCAACTGGTTTAGCAACAGAAACTCATGTTGCCGAAAGTATTTTTGAAGTAGTTGAAAGACCAAATACTGTGCAAAATAAACATTGGGAGAACCCAACAAATCCACAACATCAACACTCGTTTGTAGCGTTAAGAGATGGAAAAAATGGTATCACCATATCAAATTACGGTTTAAATGAGTATGAAATTCTAACTAACAATACTATTGCTGTGACATTGCTACGTGCTGTTGGTGAATTAGGTGATTGGGGGTATTTCCCAACGCCAGAAGCTCAGTGTATTGGCAAACAATCGGTTGATTTTGCCATAGAAGTAACAACTGAAAACACATTATTTGATTCTTACAAACGTGCTCAAAGTTTCCAAATCCCAACAACAGTCAAACAAACAACACATCACACAGGCGTGTTAGCTACTAATTATCAATTCTTATCCATTGATGGTAAACAATTTGCATTGACTGCTCTTAAAAGACAAGAGTTTGGAGAAGATATTATTACAAGAGGATTTAACTTATCCAATCAAACCTCTTCTACTCTTAACCTAGAAATAAATGAGTACACGCCGTTTGAAGCCAATATGATTGAAGAATTTAAAGAAAACACATCGGTATCTACTACCATTGAGCCAGCTAAAATCCAAACATTACGTTGGAAAAAGAAATAA
- a CDS encoding CPBP family intramembrane glutamic endopeptidase → MRENTMKKSLVSVSLIFIGTLLILTVSRMIAGTNGYVYFLFPLIWFMGLFFREIKTKKVMLSNQWTEFKQTKWRNILFIILTLVIVSVVIQVTRPFFNQFIPKNPAHGYDYSIDTALGLLFSLLAGLLDLVVAFVEEVTYRYEGMYVYKSNKGLLAVMLIVSSLLFGFSHYYNFGGSFIATIPYACAGLVFGVFYLLTKNIWVPIIAHLLFNSTAVLSSLFLIIVKMIS, encoded by the coding sequence ATGAGAGAGAACACAATGAAAAAATCATTGGTATCTGTTTCTTTAATTTTTATTGGAACATTATTAATTCTAACAGTCTCAAGAATGATTGCTGGAACAAATGGGTATGTATACTTTTTATTTCCTTTAATTTGGTTTATGGGATTATTTTTTAGAGAGATTAAAACAAAAAAAGTGATGTTATCAAATCAATGGACAGAATTTAAACAAACTAAATGGCGGAATATTTTATTTATTATTTTGACGTTAGTGATTGTGTCAGTCGTCATTCAAGTGACTAGACCTTTTTTTAATCAGTTTATCCCTAAAAATCCAGCTCATGGATATGATTATAGTATTGATACAGCTTTGGGACTTTTATTTTCATTGCTAGCAGGTCTACTAGATTTAGTTGTGGCATTTGTTGAAGAAGTGACTTACCGTTATGAAGGAATGTATGTCTACAAATCAAATAAAGGTTTATTAGCTGTTATGTTGATTGTTTCGAGTTTGTTATTTGGTTTTTCTCATTACTATAATTTTGGTGGAAGTTTTATCGCAACAATTCCTTATGCGTGTGCTGGTTTAGTTTTTGGTGTGTTTTATTTACTAACTAAAAATATTTGGGTACCAATTATTGCCCATTTACTATTTAATAGTACAGCAGTATTATCTAGTTTATTTCTAATTATTGTTAAAATGATTAGTTAA
- a CDS encoding CTP synthase, translating into MTKYIFVTGGVVSSIGKGIVAASLGRLLKNRGLNVTIQKFDPYINIDPGTMSPYQHGEVFVTEDGAETDLDLGHYERFIDINLNQHSNVTTGKVYSEVIRKERKGEYLGATVQVIPHITNEIKEKMMAAADTNEADVIITEVGGTVGDIESLPFLEALRQMKADVGKDNVLYIHTTLIPYLKAAGEMKTKPTQHSVKELRSLGIQPDILVVRTEEEVPQEMKQKLAQFCDVPEEAVIESRDVNTLYEIPLNLEAQGLDEIVCTHLGLETPQAELTEWKKMATHVLNLKHKTRIALVGKYVELPDAYLSVVEALKHAGYKYDTNIEIEWIQSENVTAENVSDYLSTVDGVLVPGGFGDRGIEGKIEAIRYAREHNIPFLGICLGMQMACVEFARNVLMLEGADSKETAPGTPYNIIDLMLDQEGIEDMGGTLRLGAYPCELKPDTKTRELYNGEELISERHRHRYEFNNAFRESFEEAGMVFSGVSPDNRLVEIVEIPENDFFVASQFHPEFKSRPNRSHPLFNGFIRASLNN; encoded by the coding sequence ATGACAAAGTACATTTTTGTAACAGGTGGAGTGGTATCTTCAATTGGAAAAGGAATTGTAGCAGCATCGTTAGGTCGATTATTGAAAAATCGCGGATTGAATGTCACAATTCAAAAATTTGATCCTTATATTAACATTGATCCTGGAACAATGAGTCCTTACCAACATGGTGAAGTATTCGTCACTGAAGATGGGGCAGAAACAGACTTAGATTTAGGTCATTATGAGCGATTTATAGATATTAATTTAAATCAACACTCAAATGTGACTACAGGTAAAGTTTATTCTGAGGTAATCAGAAAAGAAAGAAAAGGAGAATACCTTGGTGCAACAGTCCAAGTGATTCCACATATTACCAACGAAATCAAAGAAAAAATGATGGCAGCAGCGGATACAAATGAAGCAGATGTGATTATCACTGAAGTCGGTGGAACAGTTGGGGATATTGAGTCTTTACCATTTTTAGAAGCATTGAGACAAATGAAAGCAGATGTTGGAAAAGATAATGTGTTGTATATACATACAACATTGATCCCTTATTTAAAAGCTGCAGGGGAAATGAAAACTAAACCAACGCAACATAGTGTGAAAGAACTACGTAGTTTAGGTATACAACCAGATATTTTGGTTGTTAGAACAGAAGAAGAAGTGCCACAAGAAATGAAACAAAAATTAGCTCAATTTTGTGATGTGCCAGAAGAAGCAGTCATTGAATCAAGAGATGTGAATACATTATATGAAATTCCGTTGAATTTAGAAGCTCAAGGATTAGATGAGATTGTATGTACCCATTTAGGATTGGAAACACCTCAAGCTGAGTTAACTGAATGGAAAAAAATGGCTACACATGTATTAAATTTAAAACACAAAACGCGTATTGCATTAGTTGGTAAATATGTTGAGTTACCTGATGCTTATTTATCAGTTGTGGAAGCACTAAAACACGCAGGATATAAATATGATACAAACATTGAAATAGAGTGGATTCAATCAGAAAATGTTACAGCAGAAAATGTTTCTGATTATTTATCAACAGTAGACGGCGTTCTTGTACCTGGAGGTTTTGGTGATAGAGGGATTGAAGGGAAAATTGAAGCGATTCGCTATGCCAGAGAACATAATATTCCCTTCTTAGGTATTTGTTTGGGAATGCAAATGGCCTGCGTTGAGTTTGCTAGAAATGTTTTAATGCTTGAAGGAGCAGACTCAAAAGAAACAGCACCAGGAACACCGTATAACATTATTGATTTAATGTTAGATCAAGAAGGAATAGAAGATATGGGTGGCACACTACGATTAGGGGCCTATCCATGTGAATTGAAACCAGATACTAAAACGCGTGAATTGTATAATGGGGAAGAGTTAATCAGTGAACGTCATCGTCATCGTTATGAATTTAATAACGCATTTCGTGAATCATTTGAAGAAGCAGGAATGGTTTTCTCAGGCGTTTCACCAGACAATCGTTTAGTTGAAATTGTTGAAATTCCAGAAAATGATTTCTTTGTTGCAAGTCAATTTCATCCCGAATTCAAATCACGTCCAAATAGAAGTCATCCGCTATTTAACGGATTTATCAGAGCTAGTTTAAATAACTAA